From Anticarsia gemmatalis isolate Benzon Research Colony breed Stoneville strain chromosome 3, ilAntGemm2 primary, whole genome shotgun sequence, one genomic window encodes:
- the Wdr82 gene encoding WD repeat domain 82, producing the protein MMKLVDQVVRSFKVAKVFRENTDKINSIDYSPNGETLISCSEDDQIVIYDCEKGTQMITVNSKKYGVDLIHFTHAKNTAIHSSTKVDDTIRYLSLHDNKYIRYFPGHTKKVVTLCLSPVEDTFLSGSLDKTLRLWDLRSPNCQGLMHLSGRPVAAYDPEGLIFAAGVNSESIKLYDLRSFDKGPFVTFKLNQEKECDWTGLKFSRDGKTMLISTNGSIIRLVDAYHGTPLQTFTGHLNNKGIPIEASFSPDSQYIFSGSTDGRVHVWNADTGYKVCVLNGDHPAPIQCVQFNPKFMMLASACTNMAFWLPTIDDV; encoded by the coding sequence ATGATGAAGTTAGTGGATCAAGTTGTCCGTAGTTTTAAAGTGGCAAAGGTGTTTCGGGAGAACACAGACAAAATAAACAGTATAGACTATTCTCCGAATGGCGAGACACTAATATCATGCAGTGAAGATGatcaaattgttatttatgacTGTGAAAAGGGCACACAGATGATCACAGtcaacagtaaaaaatatggGGTCGATCTAATACATTTCACACATGCCAAGAACACAGCAATTCATAGTTCGACAAAAGTCGATGATACTATACGGTATTTGTCACTTCatgataataaatacataagatACTTTCCTGGACATACAAAAAAAGTTGTAACTTTATGTTTGTCACCCGTGGAAGACACATTTCTATCTGGATCATTAGACAAAACATTACGCCTATGGGATCTCCGTTCACCTAATTGCCAAGGTTTGATGCACTTATCAGGGAGACCTGTTGCAGCCTACGACCCGGAAGGTCTTATATTTGCAGCTGGTGTTAATTCGGAAAGTATTAAACTGTACGATTTGAGATCTTTTGACAAGGGTCCATTTGTCACTTTTAAGCTTAACCAAGAAAAGGAATGTGACTGGACAGGATTAAAATTCTCACGAGACGGCAAAACAATGCTAATAAGTACAAACGGATCAATAATACGATTAGTAGATGCATACCATGGCACCCCACTGCAAACATTCACAGGACACCTCAACAACAAAGGCATACCTATAGAAGCATCTTTTAGTCCCGATTCACAATACATTTTCAGTGGCTCAACAGATGGAAGAGTCCATGTTTGGAACGCTGATACTGGTTATAAAGTGTGTGTATTAAATGGTGATCACCCTGCGCCAATACAATGCGTACAATTTAATCCTAAGTTTATGATGTTGGCTTCAGCATGTACTAACATGGCATTTTGGTTACCTACAATAGatgatgtttaa